The DNA window CTTTGAATCCCAAAACTTTCGCCGCCTCACGAACCAATCGTGTCGAATAGGCGTAATACGCGGTGGCGATAAGCTCGCGCGGGGTAGCACCCACATAACTGTCTTCGTTCGCGTCGAGGCCGAGCCAATCTCCGAAGTGAAATCCTGTGTCCCAGAGATACTCATTTTCTCCCTGCGCTCGGATATATTCCACCCACGCTTTCATGCTTTCGTATTGCTCGGAGAGCAGACGCTTGTCGCCGTAATATTGATACACGGTCCAAGGGCATATGACTGCGGCATCCCCCCATGCGGCGGAGCTTGCCCCCTCCGCCACATTGGGAATAACGAACGGCACGCCGCCATCCATATACTGCTCCGCCTTCAGATCGTGAAGCCACTTCGTGAAGAAGGGAGCGCCTTGAAAATTGAATAGGGCGGTACTGATGAACACCTGCGCATCCCCCGTCCAACCGAGCCGTTCATCCCGCTGAGGGCAATCGGTCGGCACGTCTAGGAAATTACCCCGTTGGCCCCATCGGATATTGCTCTGCAACCGGTTCACCCGGCTGTCCGAGGTCTCAAATGAGCCCACCGATTCCATATCCGAATGCAGAACTTCCCCAACGAAAGCGTCTAACGGCAGTGAATCGCTAGGATAACCTTCCACTTTCACATAACGAAATCCCATGAAGGTAAAGTGCGGAGCATAACTCTCAATTCCAGCGCCCCTGGCAGTATACTCTACAGTTTGATTCGCCAAACGGAGGTTGCCGAAATAGATATTGCCCTCCTTATCCAGCACTTCGGCATGCCGTAAAACGATCTTCGTACCCGCTGGGGCCTGCACGTTCATTCGTACGCGTCCCACCATGTTCTGACCCATATCAAGTACATGATCACCAGCCGGTGTGATGAAGGCAGATACCGGCCGGATCTTCTCAGTGACACGTGTTGGCCAGTTTTCCTGTGGCACTAAGATGTGCATCGGCAAATCCAGCACCTCAGCGGCAATCCACGTCTCGTCCTCGAACTCGCTCTCTGTCCAGCCGTCCTGCTCCAGACGCGCGTCATATGTTTCTCCGTTGTAGATAGTAGCGTACAAAACCGGGCTCGTGGCACATTTCCAAGAAGCGTCAGTGGCAATAACTTCTTCGGTGCCGTCTTCATACTGAACATGCAATTGTAACAACGCAGCGCGACGATCTCCGTATTTGAAATTCTGATTTTCGAATCCCATACCGCTGCGATACCAGCCATCACCAAGATGGATGCCGATCACATTGTAACCGGGCCGTAGAAGTCCCGATACGTCATAGGTTTGATATTGCAGTCGATACTGATAGCTGGTCCAGCCGGGAGCCAGCACGTCATCCGACACCCGCTTGCCGTTCGCGTATAACTCGTACACCCCTGCAGCTGTGGCGTAGATGCGGGCAGTAGCGATCCCATCTTTTAATTCAAAACTTTTGCGAAGCAAAAACGCCGCTTCCGTCTGGGGATCGATTCTCGAAGCGTCCGGCGTTATCCATTTCGCTTGCCATTCCACCTCGTCCAACAGTGTCGTCTCGAACCAAGCTGTCACGCTCCAATCCGATTCGTTTCTCTCGGTATCCCACACTTTTACTCTAAACGCATAACGTGCCCGGGACTGCAAGGTGGGGCCGGCATATTGGACTTGTATGGAGGCGTCGCTTTCCGTATAGCCGGAATCCCAAATCGGCGCGCTGAAATCCCCATTCGCACCGGAGACGACTATCCGATATCCCTTCTGCAACGTGCCGCGCCGGTCCGAAAGCAAACGCCAACCGAAGCGCGGTACTCGAGTCCCAATCCCCAACGGATTATGCCGGTATTCGCAGGTCAGATCTGTTACTTGTAAAACACGCATAAATATTGTTCCCCCTTTTATGGATGGTCCCGATCCGAAACCTTCTCAGCCTTTGACTGAACCGCTGGTCATACCTGCCACAATTTTCTTGTTGAAAAAGAGAAACAGCAAAAGCGGCGGAATCGTGATCAGTAAAATGTCCGTGAATAGCAAATTCCACTGCGATATGAACTGACTGGTAAAATTATATAACGTTAGCTGTACTGTAACATTTTTTGATCCCGGCAAGAAATACAATGGATTAGTAAAATCGTTAAAAATGAAAACCGATTGCGTCACGATAATTGTGGCGGTGACCGGCTGTAACAAGGGGAAAATGATCGTGAAGAACAGCCGGTATCCTCCAAATCCGTCCACAACCGCGGCTTCATCGATTTCACGCGGGATTGTAGCCATAAATCCCCGATAGAGCAACACGCAGAAAGGAAAGCCGAGCGCGACCTCCACAAGCACCAAACCTGTCATCGTTTTGAAGAGATGAAGTTCATTTAGTACCCATATAGTCGGCACGATCGCGGGAGGAATGATCAGACCGGACAGAACGAAGAAGCTGATCCACGGTGTTGCCTTGTCTTTCCGGCGCTGCATT is part of the Bacilli bacterium genome and encodes:
- a CDS encoding family 78 glycoside hydrolase catalytic domain translates to MRVLQVTDLTCEYRHNPLGIGTRVPRFGWRLLSDRRGTLQKGYRIVVSGANGDFSAPIWDSGYTESDASIQVQYAGPTLQSRARYAFRVKVWDTERNESDWSVTAWFETTLLDEVEWQAKWITPDASRIDPQTEAAFLLRKSFELKDGIATARIYATAAGVYELYANGKRVSDDVLAPGWTSYQYRLQYQTYDVSGLLRPGYNVIGIHLGDGWYRSGMGFENQNFKYGDRRAALLQLHVQYEDGTEEVIATDASWKCATSPVLYATIYNGETYDARLEQDGWTESEFEDETWIAAEVLDLPMHILVPQENWPTRVTEKIRPVSAFITPAGDHVLDMGQNMVGRVRMNVQAPAGTKIVLRHAEVLDKEGNIYFGNLRLANQTVEYTARGAGIESYAPHFTFMGFRYVKVEGYPSDSLPLDAFVGEVLHSDMESVGSFETSDSRVNRLQSNIRWGQRGNFLDVPTDCPQRDERLGWTGDAQVFISTALFNFQGAPFFTKWLHDLKAEQYMDGGVPFVIPNVAEGASSAAWGDAAVICPWTVYQYYGDKRLLSEQYESMKAWVEYIRAQGENEYLWDTGFHFGDWLGLDANEDSYVGATPRELIATAYYAYSTRLVREAAKVLGFKEDEAKYGELHERVVRAFQEEFLTASGRVAAPTQTAHVLTLMFDLAEESVRARVAKDLNALIVENGYHLMTGFVGTPYLCFALSNHGYHDTAVRLLLQESYPGWLYSVSKGATTIWEHWDSIKPDSSFWSDDMNSFNHYAYGAIGDWMYRKMAGLDMDPSVPAFKRIHIEPLFGTKAISYAKASHISPYGKIESGWKVDGAQIEVNVIVPPNTTAEVILKGASASGLMEGGKPIDTVDGIMSLSEYDGGVKLVVGSGTYIFRYENADLFHTDYTENTVLNDILNDEAATEVLRKHLPHLFEGPMLKFMSMYTLKQVAENSMARVPTGVMNVILADLAKL
- a CDS encoding carbohydrate ABC transporter permease, translating into MSRKLRKLIIEVVAVLASIVIFWVPLYFVMLTAMKSAQEASEMNLAWPSNFQLWQNIKDVIAFRDFMLVRALWNSSVLTVLSIMAMVVVSSMAAFVMQRRKDKATPWISFFVLSGLIIPPAIVPTIWVLNELHLFKTMTGLVLVEVALGFPFCVLLYRGFMATIPREIDEAAVVDGFGGYRLFFTIIFPLLQPVTATIIVTQSVFIFNDFTNPLYFLPGSKNVTVQLTLYNFTSQFISQWNLLFTDILLITIPPLLLFLFFNKKIVAGMTSGSVKG